From the genome of Aerosakkonema funiforme FACHB-1375:
TATGAGAGTCCCATGAGAGATATCACATCTACCAACTGCGTATCGGGAGCTACGATAATGGGATGACGATGTATAGCCTGCTCTAAGTCTGGTAAATTTAAATAAAAATCACTGGATTGCATGGCGTTATCGATTATAGAGCTTTATTTTCTGGGCTCTTGACGAGCTTCTTACTTAAGCCAGACTGGGGAGTCTGCAATCATGACGCTTGAAAGGAAATGTAATTTTAAAGTGCGTACCTGCCTCGGAATTAACCTCAATATCTCCATCTAATTGATTAGTTAAATTGACAACTAGCTGTAACCCCAAAGATTTACTTTCTTCAAGATCGAAATTTGGCGGCAAACCGATGCCATTATCGTGGACTTCTAATAAAAGTCGGCAACCTTCAATCAAAGCAATTTTTATGCTTATTTTTCCTGGTCCCCCATTAGTAAAGGCATATTTCAAAGAATTGCAAACCAATTCATTAATGATTAAGCCGCAAGGAATAGCAGTGTCTACATCGAAAAATATTGGCTCAAATTTAATATCCAAATCGATAAATTCGGACAACAATCTGTAAGAACGTACTAGATTATTGGCTAGACTTGTAATGTAATCACCAGCATCAATTAGGACAATACCTTCAGATTGGTAAAGTTTTTCATGAATCAGTGCCATTGACCTAACCCGGTTATAGCTGTCACTCAAAAGCGATGCAATTTCTGGATCGTTAGTACATTCAGATTGCAACTTCAACAAACTAGAGATTATTTGCAAATTATTCTTGACTCGATGATGAATTTCCTTAAGAAGCAGTTCTTTTTCTTTTAGAGATCCTTTCAGTTGTTGTTCGATCTTTTTCTGATCTGTGATATCGATACCTACAGCAACTGCGGCTTCACCTTGCTGGTACTTTTGGGCAACAATTAAGTAATTTCGGATCGCTCCATTAATGTTGGCATCGATCACTCTACTACCAGATTTATCGTCACCACGCATAAAATAACTCATAAATTCTGCAAATGTCTTACTGCTTTCCAAAAAACCAATTTCTTGACCGATAAAAATTTCTGGAGGACGATTAAATGCAGTACATAAATGCCGATTTACACCCATATATCGCAAATCGGAACTAATCCAAGAAACTAATCCCGGTACAGCATCTAAAACTACTTGCAACTGGTCTTTTGCTTGTTGGAGTGCCTTCTCTGTCTGCTGCCGCTCTTTCACTTCTATAAGTGCCCGGTCTCTCATAATGCGATAGTCCTGAACTCGTTGGGTGAGTTCCGTAACATCTTGGATGGAGAGTAAAGCATAGTATCCTCCTTGAGGTGCAGGTTCGGCGGTAACAGTAGTATGCTGAATTCG
Proteins encoded in this window:
- a CDS encoding sensor histidine kinase; the encoded protein is MNDIEELAEKFSVLDRIPIGICVLREDFTVLYWNRCLENWTNISKQEIVGTDIIKRFPHLKETKYASRLKQIFAGGPPTLFSSQLHKHFIPAYLPNGQQRIQHTTVTAEPAPQGGYYALLSIQDVTELTQRVQDYRIMRDRALIEVKERQQTEKALQQAKDQLQVVLDAVPGLVSWISSDLRYMGVNRHLCTAFNRPPEIFIGQEIGFLESSKTFAEFMSYFMRGDDKSGSRVIDANINGAIRNYLIVAQKYQQGEAAVAVGIDITDQKKIEQQLKGSLKEKELLLKEIHHRVKNNLQIISSLLKLQSECTNDPEIASLLSDSYNRVRSMALIHEKLYQSEGIVLIDAGDYITSLANNLVRSYRLLSEFIDLDIKFEPIFFDVDTAIPCGLIINELVCNSLKYAFTNGGPGKISIKIALIEGCRLLLEVHDNGIGLPPNFDLEESKSLGLQLVVNLTNQLDGDIEVNSEAGTHFKITFPFKRHDCRLPSLA